From the genome of Streptomyces sp. NBC_01304:
CACACCGTCCGGGCCTCACCGAAGCCCTTCTCGCGCAGCACGCGCGCGTGCCACTCGGCCGAGGGGGTGTCGCCGTCCGCGTGCTCCCCGTAGATCTCGAACCGCCTGGCGGTGGGCTCCGCGAGCACCGGGTCCTTCGCGGCGAGCTCCCACCACTGGGCCCAGTCCAGGACGCCCGCGGCCTTGTCCCGGTCCATCCGGGCGTGCCGCTGAGTCCGGTCCGCGGCGTTGAGGCGCGGGGTCGCCGGGTCGGGCATGTGGTCGGCGTTCATGAAGACGCCGCCGTCTCGGACCAGGCCCGCGAGCTGCCCGTACAAGGCGGACAGGTCCGGGCTGTGCAGCCAGTGCAGGGCGGTGGCGGTGAGCACGGCGTCGTAGGAGTCGTACGGGAGTTGCGCGGTCCACCGCGGATCCTTGAGGTCCGCCGTCACGAAGGTCACCCGGTCGTCACCCGCGAAGGTGCCCTCGGCGATCGTCAGCAGGGCCGGGTCGAGATCCACTCCGGTGCTGGTGGCGTTCGGGAACCTCTGCAGCAGCCGGTCCGTAATACTCCCCGTACCGCACGCGAGGTCGAGTACCCGTGGCGCGGGGCCGACCACGGCCTCGACCATGTCCAGCATCACCCGGAACCGCTCCTCGCGGTCGGGCAGATACCACTGCTGCTGCCGGTCCCAACTGTCCTGCCAGGCACGCCAGTTGGTGGCGGCAACGGCCTCATGGGCGGCACGGTCCGTGGCCTCGGTCATGGGGAACCCTCCCGACGTACGCTGATGTAATACCCTGAATCAAAATTCGACCATTACTACGCATCGACGACGATAGACCGCCCTCGTAAGGACTACAAGTGGAACTGGCCTATTACTCGGATTACGCGGTACGCCTGGTGAACAGCGAGGAGCCGGCCCGCAACAAGGACGTGCTGACCTCGGTCGAGGCGGTGCGCGACCTCTTCGGCGTCAACCAGCAGGCGGCGCGGCGCGCGAACGACTCCGATGTGACGCGCTTCCGCTCGGTGCGGGCGAGGCTGCGCGCGGTCTTCGAGGCGGCGGACGGCGGCGACCAGACGCTCGCCGTGGACCTGCTCAACTCACTGCTCCTGGAGTTCCCGGTGAGCCCGCAGATCTCCGGGCACGACCACCGGGACGAGGACGGCAGCCCGCTGTGGCACATGCACCTGGCGGACCACCCCTCGAACGCGACCGCGGGGTACGCGGCGATCGCCTCGATGGGCCTGGCCTTCCACCTCACCGAGTACGGCGTCGACCGCCTCGGTTTGTGCGAGGCGGCGCCGTGCCGCAACGCCTATCTCGACACCTCGACGAACCGCTCGCGCCGCTACTGCTCGGACCGCTGCGCGACCCGGGCCAACGTGGCCGCCTACCGCGCCCGCAAGCGCGAGGAGGCCGCCCGCACTCCCCTGCCCGAGAAGACCGGCCGCAGCGCGGAGAGCGCCCAGAGCACCAACCGGAGCAACGACCGCTGAGCCTCGCCGCGCGGCCGGTACCTGGCGAGCACCTTCGCCAGGACGAGGTCCTCGGGGACGGTCCCGTAGTCCGTACTGTCCCCGCCCGCGTACGAGTTGTCGCCGAGCACCCACCAGCCGCCCTCGCGCCGCTCCACGGCGCGCTTGACGACCAGCAGGTCCTGCTGGAAGGGGTGGCGCAGGACCACGACGTCACCCGGGCGCACCCGGGCTCCGTACCGTACGAGCAGTTGGTCGCCGTGGCGCAGCGTGGGCACCATCGAGGGCCCGTACACCTCGGCCACTCCGAACGGCACTCTCGCCTCCCCCACGCGACCCGGCTCGCGCCCTTGCTCCCGCATCAGACACCTCCCGGCCGTCCCGGACCGGTCACCGGAGCGGCCCGGTCCAATCATCCACTGGTCCCAGTCTGACCCTGGACTTTTGTCCTAAGCCCATGGGGGCACTCGCAAAAAGCGCTTCCCCACGGAGTAATCTCCCACCTTGAGAAGACGATCACGAGGAAGGAAGGCTCAAATGCTCTCCCGCCTGTTTGCCCCCAAGGTGACGGTCAGCGCCCACTGCGACCTGCCCTGCGGCGTTTACGACCCGGCCCAGGCCCGTATCGAGGCCGAGTCGGTCAAGGCCGTCCAGGAGAAGATGGCGGCGAACGACGACGCCCACTTCCAGGCCCGCGCCGTTGTCATCAAGGAGCAGCGCGCCGAGCTCGCGAAGCACCACGTTTCGGTGCTCTGGAGCGACTACTTCAAGCCCCCGCACTTCGAGAAGTACCCCCAGCTCCACCAGCTGGTCAACGACACCCTGAAGGCCCTCTCGGCCGCCAAGGCGTCGGTCGACCCGAAGACCGGCGAGAAGGCTCTCGAGCTGATCGCCGAGATCGACCGGATCTTCTGGGAGACCAAGAAGGCCTGACTTTCCAGGACCTTCGAGGTTCGAGGACGGGTCACCACCCGCCTCGATCTTCACCCACCAGGCCCCCTGACCTGCTTTCGCAGGTCAGGGGGCCTGGTGCTGTCCGGTGCTGTCCTGACCGGTGCCGCCTGCGGCACCGGTCAGGACAGTCGCCGGGACAGGAACTCCTCGAACGTCAGCAGGCCGGGGTGCCGCTCGCGCAGGGCGGGCAGATCGGCGCGGTAGCCCTCCTCCGCGAACCACGCGAACATGCGCTCCTCGATGGGCTGCGCCTCGAACCGCGTCGGCGTTCCGGTGACCCGCTCGTAGATCTCGGCGACCTCGGGGAAGGTGATCTCGTCGCCGGCGATCTCCACTTGCCGGCCGATGAACTCGTCCGGTTCGTCGAAGGCGTCGGCGGCGAAGACGCCGATGTCCTCGGTGGCGATGAGCTGCATCGGCTTCTCCGCCTTGACCGGGAGCCGCATGACCCGCTCCCCGTCGGCGTCGGCTGCGGCGTAGTGGAGCAGGTTGTTCATGAAGAACACCGGGCGCAGGACGGTCGCGGGCAACCCCGACTCCGCGATGTACCGCTCGATCTCGGCCTTGGTCTCGAAGTGGTCGATGCCGGTGTTCCGCTCGGCGCCGCCCACCGAGCTGTAGACGAGGTGCGCGACCGCGGCCCCCTTGGCGGCGTCGGCGACCGCCTTGCCCTGGCGTATCTCGTTGGCCAGGGTCTCGGGCTCGTACGCCAGCGGCTGCACGCTGAACACGCCGTACGCGCCCCGCATCGCCGTACGCAGCGAGTCGGCGTCGTCCAGATCGCCCCGCACCAGCACCGCCCCTCGCGCTTCGAGGGCGCGCGCCTCGGGCTTGTCCGGATCGCGTACGAGGGCGTGTACCGCCCAGCCTCGGGAGAGCAGCTCGCGTGCGGTGGCGCCGCCCTGGTTTCCGGTGGCGCCGATGACGAGAACGATGCGGCTGTCGCTCATGGTGACTCCTCAGGATGTTGCCCGGTCTTGATTTCGATTTCCGGGCAACACCCTGGGATGTGAAGCGCAGTTGAGGTCAAGCAGGCAGGACGTCCCGCACCAGGCGGAGGGCTTCGGGCAGCTGCTGCTGGGTGCCGTCCGTGCTGGGGAAGTGCCCTCCCTCGGCCGGGACGGTGGCCGTGGCGCCCAGTTCGGTCACGAACTTCATGATGTGCTCGCCGGTCGCCGCGCCCGTGACCGGGTCGTTCGCCGCGTGCAGAATCCGGAAGGACTTGGCGGCCCGGCGGATGCGGGCCCAGTCGACGTCCGGCTCGAAGAACGCGGCCAGCGCGTCGTAGCCGACGTCTCCCGCCATCGAGGCGACCAGGACGACTCCGGCGTACGGCCCCTCGGCCTCGACGTCGTGCTGCTGCAGCAGACGCAGTACGTTGACGCCGCCGAGGCTGTGCCCCACCAGTACGGTGTCGGCGGCCGGGCCCTGCGATGCCTGCGCGGTCAGGGCCTTGAGCCAGGCATCCGCCTGCGGAGCCTGAGGGTCCGGCAGCCGCGGAACGACGACCTCGTGGCCAAGAGCGCCCAACTCCGCGCCCAGATACGGGTACCAGTGGTCCGTGCTGCTCATGGCGAACCCGTGCGAAACGACGATCCTGCTCATGGTCTCCCCCACCTTTTAGGACTCATCGACCGAATGCGAACGCATGCATCAGATCCATTAATCGAAACGCTGCGTCGCGTTTCGATAGGAACGTATCACACTGCTACGGTGACGAGGTGTCCGCAGAGAAGCCCCCCACCGGCCCCTCCCCCGCAACCTCCTCAACCCCTGCAGCCCCTACAACCCGCTCAGCCGCCTCGGCCGCCTCCGCACCCCCGCGTACCGGGGGCCGCGTGCGGAGTCAGGGCGCGCATGACGACGTACTGGCCGCCGCCGCCGCGCTGTTGGAAGAGGTCGGCTACCAGGGCGTCACCATCGAGGGCGTGGCCAAGCGCGCGAACGTCGCGAAGAGCACCATCTACCGCTGGTGGAAGTCCAAGCCCACCCTCGTCATGGACGCCTACCAGCAGACCGTCGACCAGCGCATGCCCACTCCGGACACCGGCAGCGTCGCCGACGATCTGACGGCGTTCGTCACCGAGCTCTACCGGGTCTCCGAACACCCCTTGCGGATCAAGGCACTTCGCGGCCTCATGGCGGAGGCGCAGCTGGACCCCGCCTTCGAGGAACCCTTCCGCCAGTGGGTGCAGACCCGCCGCGCCGTCGTCAGGCAGCTGCTCGACAAGGGCGTCGAGCGGGGCGAGCTCTCCGCCGATACCGACCTGGGCCTCGCCGTCGACCAGGTCTTCGGGACTTTCTGGTACCGCCTGCTCGTCGGCCACGCCCCCCTGGACGCGGCACAGGCCCCCGCGCACGTGGCTCGCGTCATCAAGGGCATGCGGAGCCCGTGAGACCCGGCCGTGATCCGGGCTCCGACTCCCCGGCGGAACAAGGTCGTTGCGCTCACCGCGTCTGGAGCTGCGCCCACCCTCGGGCCTGAGCCCGGACGCGCCGGACGGCCCGCCGCCCGGACGCGTTACATTTCGCGCTATGTCGATACCGGGCCAAGAGCCGAATCCGTACCAGCACAGCCCCAACCCTTACCAGCAGCCCCAGCCCCAGGGCCCGGTACCGCCGAACCCCTACGGCCAGCCGACCATGCCGACCGGGCAGCCGGTGGCGCCCGGTCAGCCCCACTTCGGGCCGCCGCCGCCCGTCGGCCCCGGCCCGGCCGCGAAGAAGCCGGTGCCGGGCTGGCTCTGGGCCGTCGGCGGCGCGGTGCTCGCCTCCGCGATCTGGGCCGGGACGCTCTTCGCGACCGGCGGCTTGGGCGGGGACGAGGCCGAGGCGGACTTCGCGGGCTACAAGTTCGACAAGGAACTGTGCAGCGTCGCCGAGCTGAAGGCGTTCCGCGAGCGGTACGAGCAGAACGACAGCGGGGACCCCGACAACGACTACGGCTCCCGCCAGTCGGGGCTCGACCAGAGCTCGTGCAGCCGGAGCTTCAAGGACAAGGAAGCGAGCGACACCGACTACTCGAGCGCCTACATCTACACCGACGCGGTGTGGCACAAGGTCACCGATCCGCAGGGTGAGTTCGCCTCGGTGCACAAGGCCCGCGAGGACCAGACCTCCGACGACTACGAGTACAAGACGAAGTCCGTCGACGGCTTCGGTGACGAGGCGTACCTCATCACCGAGAAGCGCGGCACGAGCAAGGACACCCTCGGCGGCATGACGCTCGCGGTCCGCGACGGCTGGTTCACCTTCACGATGCAGTGGAGCTGGTACGGCGGTTCCGACGAGGACACCAAGCCCCCGTCCGAGGCCGAGGTCACCAAGATGCTCGAGACCGACACCCGGGCGGCCCTGGAAGCGCTGAAGAAGGGCTGAGCCGGGCCGCCGCCCCCTGGCGCTTGAGCCGAGCCGCCCCCCTGGCGCTTGAGCCGGGCCGCCCTGTCTCTTGCTGCCCTGCCCTCTGCCGTCAGTCGCCTGCCGCTAGTCCCTGCCGAGCCCCTCCGCGGTGGCCCGCGCGAAGGCCTCCGGGTTGTCCAGCATGATGTTGTGCCCGCAGTCGGGTATCGGCACCACGCCCACCCCCGCGGCCTCGAGCTCCGCCGTCCCCGGGAACGGCAGGTCGGCCTCCGGCAGCAGGAACGTACGCGGGATCTTCAGGTCGAGCAGCAGCTCCCGCATGGTCGGGTCCGTGCCCTTGACGAGTCGGAGTGCGCTGCGGTGCAGCGCCTCCGGGCCGGCCAGGCGCATGGTCGACGCCCAGTGCGGTCCCACCCGGTCCAAGGTCTCCTGCAGGCCGCCGGCCAGGAACTCCTCCTCCGTGTACGCCGCGATCCCGCTGCTGCCGCCGGAGCCGGGGACGCGCGGCAGCGGGTCGAGGTTGGCGTCCACCAGGACGAGACGGGACACCGACTCCGGGTGCCGGTCGGCCAGCACGATGGCCACGGAACCGCCCATGCTGTGCGCCACGACCTCGGCCCCGGTGACCCCGGCCGAGGTCAGGGCCGCGGCCACGGTGTCGGCGTGCGACTCGAGGGAGTAGTCGAAGTGGGTCGGCCGGTCGCTGTGACCGTGGCCCAGCATGTCGATGAGCAGCGAGCGCCGCCCGGCGAGCAGCGGGTGCACGGCCGCGGCCGCGAAGTACGCCGGTGAGGTCGCGCCGAGTCCGTGCAGGTAGACCCGGGCGGGCTCCTCGCCCGGCAGCTCCACCCAGCGGATCCGGTCGCCCTCGGGGGTCACGGCGGTGCTGTGCATCATCAACTCCCTTGCATGAACCAGAACACGGACTTGCGTGAACCAGGACACGGACGCGCATGAACCGGAACACGGATTCGAGTCCCTGGTGAAGATCCTGGCACCCGCCACTGACAATGCCCCGCTCAGCCCGCCTCGCCGGCCTCTCCAAGGGCCGCCCGCACCCGGGCACGCACCTTGTCGTGCTCCCGCTTGGCCGCCTCGTACTGGGACTTGTGCCGCTTCAGGTCCGCCCGTTGGAGTTCGGCGACGACCGTCGACCACACGTCGGCCGTACCGTGCTCCCGCTTGCACTCGATGTCCGCGACGGCCGTCCCCAACTCCCGCTTGCCGTGAGTGGTGTTGTTGCTGTACTTCGGCCTCCAGGCCGGGTCCTGGGCGGCCTTGACGGGGCGGGCGTACCGCTTGAATCCCTTGTCCTGCACACACTGGGACCAGGTACGGAAGGCCTCCCGCATGCGCGGGTCCCCCGTGGCCTGCTTCTCCAGGGCCGCCGTGCGCTCCCGGGTGTACGTCCACGGGCGCTTGCCGGCTTCGATGCCCCGGTAGATCCGCTGCGCGGCCTGTTGGTTGCAGCCGACCTCCGGGACGGCCCTGCCGCCGGACTCGCCGTCTGCGGGGAGCTCGCGGATGCCGGGGCCGGCGTTGTACGCCGCGTACTCCTCCTCGGTCATCCGGCGGCCGTCGGGCTTGGGCGTGAGCCCCTTCTTCTCGTTCCAGCCATAGCCCCAGCGTCTGGCATGTTCCAGATCCTGGCCGCCGAGCGCGGACCACCCGATGGCTACCAGGGCCCTGCCCGGCTCACGGCTCTTCGGTTCCTTCGGATGCCGCGGAAAGTCCGCGAACCCGAGGTCCACCATGCACCGCTGAGCCAGCCGCGCCTGCGCCTCGGTCGCCCGGCGGTACTCCTTGGCACTCAACTCGTAGCGATCCAACGGCAGTTCGCGTACGCCATCCGCGCGGGAGTCCGATTCCCCCTTCGCCCCGCACGCCCCAAGAACCAGCGCCGCCCCCACCGCGAGCGCGGCGACACCCCACCCTCGCACCGTCACGCCCTCTCCGTTCCCCCGGCTGTCCACGGCTCCACCCGCACCACCGCGTCCACCGGCAACGGCCCGTAGATGTGCGGGAATTCCTCCCCGCCCGGCTTCATCGCCTCGTACTTCACGGGCGCCGTCAGCCGCTCGCCGTCGATGACGAGGAGCACGAGCTCGTCCGGCCCGGTCCAGTCCCCGTAGAGGAAGGCCGCGACGGCGGCGACCTGGTGCCGGCCCGAGCAGTGGATGAAGCCCTCCTCCTGGAGGGTGCGGCCACGGGTGGACATCTCGTACGTGCCACTCGCGCGGGCGGCGTCCCACAGGGCGCGTTCGGTGAGGTGCAGGAGTTCAGGCATGCGGTCACCGTAGAGGGTCGCGGGCAGGCTCAGGCGGGCGGGCGGAGATGCGGGCGCCGGGCCGCCATGGCTCACTGGGGGCGTGAGCACCGGACCCGCTGGACCCGCAGGCCCCGACCAGTGGCCCGGCTGGGCCGTCCCGCCCGGAACACCCGGGGCACCCGGCCTGCCCGGGCGCCGCCCCGTCGGCCCGGTCCCCGCGCCGCCCGGGACCCCGTACGACAGGCAGGCCAGGAACGGGCTGCAGCGCTGGTGGCGGCAGGTCCTCGGCACGGTCGTGATGCTGTTCGGCGCCATGGTGGTCACGCTCTGTCTGTACGTGGCCGCCGAAGCCTTCGCCGAAGAGTCCGGGCTGCAGCCGGCGCGCCCGCACAACGAGGAGGTCTTCGACGCACCTCTGGCGGAGCAGGCACTGGGGCTGGTCTCGCTGGCCCTCTTCATCCCCTCCGTCATGCTCGCCGCGCGCTGGCTCCAGCTGCGGCCGGCGGGCACGCTGTCGTCGGTGACCGGGCGGCTGCGGTGGCGGTGGCTCGCGACGTGCGCGGGGGTGGCGGCGCCGCTGATGGTTCTGCAGACGGGGCTGCTGATCCTGTGGGCCTCCTTCACGGCGGACGACGACCTGGATGCCGGTGGGGTGAGCTTTCCCGGATGGTCCTCGCTGCTGCTGAGTCTGGTGGTGCTGTGGGCGCTGGTGCCGTTCCAGGCGGCGGCCGAGGAGTACGTGTTCCGCGGCTGGTTCCAGCAGATCTTCGGGGCGCACTGGAACTCGCCCTGGCCCGGCATCGTCATCAGCTCCCTCCTGTTCGCCCTCGCGCACGGGTTCGGCGAACTCTCCGGATTTGCCCTGCTGTTCTACTCGGCGGCCTGGTGGGCCTGGCTGTGTCTGCGGACGGGCGGCCTGGAGGCGACGATCGCGGCGCACGTCGTGAACAACCTCATCGCCTTCTCGCTGCTCGCCGTCACCGGTGAGCTGGACGACACGGGTTCGGCGGCGGACGCGGCCTGGCAGGCGCTCGTCCTGGAGCTGATCTTCGCGCCGCTGTACTGCCTGATCGTGGTCCGGCTGGCCCGACGGAAGGGCGTCGCCGCCCGCACGCCGTGAAGCCGCGCGGCTCTGGAGCCGCGAGGCCGCGAGGCCGTGGAGCCGCGAGGCTGTGGAGCAGTACGGGAAGACCGTCGGACCGGGCTTCAACACCGCGCGCAAATCAATGAGTTCCCCTGAGGGAGCCCGGAGCCCCCTCACTCCGCTCACTCCACACTCCACTCACTCCACCTTCAGCGCATACCTCAATTTCTCCTTGCCCGTGGCCCCCAACCGCTCGTAGAACCGGATCGCCCCCTCGTTCCACACGGGCGTCTGCCACTGCACCTCGTCGAGCCCTAGCGTCCTCGCCTGTGCCACCACCGCCTCGACCAGGAGCGGCCCGAGCCCGTGCCCGCGCTGCCCCGATCGCAGGAAGAGGCAGTCCATGTGCAGGTAGGCGCGCCCCTCCCAGGTCGAGAACTCCGGTGCGCAAGTGGCATATCCGACCAGCTTCCCGTCCGCCGACTCGGCGACCAGGCAGTACAGCCGGGGCGGCCCGTCGCCGCCGAAGAGAGGTCCGGCGAGCCGCTGCGCGAGGTCGGCCGCGGGCGGCGCCGCCTTCTCGTACTCGGCGTGCTCGGCGGCGAGCCGCGCGACTTCCGGCAGGTCCTCGACCCGGGCATGCCGGACCCGCGGGACCCCCTGAGTCCCGTCCTTGACCCCGCTCATCGCACCTCTCCCTGCAACGCGTCGGCGCCCCACGCGTCGAGGCGCTCGGCGAGCGGCCCCGTGCCGTCGAGGACGTGCCGGACGTAGGCGTCACGCTCATGTGTCAACACCGCCGCCTCCCACACGCACGGGGCGAGGCCGAGCCGCCCGGGGCGCAGTTGGCCGGGGTCGTCCGCCGGTCCTGTGAAGATCGCGAGGTTCGACATGTGGCCCTCGATCCAGCTGTGCACGAGCACGTAGTCGCCGTCCCCGCCCGCGTGCAGGATCAGCACCCCGAGCCCGAGCGACCCGCGCGCCCGGTCCAGCTCGAGCTGGGCCCCGGCCAGCCGGAGCGCGGCTGCCTCGACCGGCTCGCCGATCGTGCGGCCCGGGGCCTCGACGGCGTACACCTTGACGAGATGCCCACCGAGGTGACGTATCCCCAACGCCCTTACCCCACGCGCGTGATGGCCCTCGGCGAGCGCGAGCAGGCCCTCGGCGTCCACGCCCGCAGGCAGCGACCCGCGGCCGGCCGGCTCGGACGCGGCGCCGCCGGGCCCGGCCTGCTCGGCACGGTCCCGTTCCGCCCCCACCACGGTGCCGTCCACCCGATCGGACATCTCAAGTTCGGTCATGCGTCCATCATGCAGGCCACCACTGACAATCCCCCCGGCCCCTCAACTCCCCGGTCTCGCAGCCGCCCCCAACCCCGCCTGACTCGCCGACCCGGCCCGGCCATCGGCCGTCGTGTCCGGCGTGCTGGGCCCGGGCCGGTCGAAGATGCCCGTCCCCGCGCCCGGTCCCCCCGGCAGCACCACCATGGCCCTCCGCCCCGCCAGGCTTCTCCGCCCCCTGCCTCGCCACCTCGCCGGACCCGCCTGGCCCCCTCGGCTACTCCGACCTGCCAGGCTCCTTCAACCCTCCTGACCCTTCCACCTCCCCGACCCCATTGGGCACCTCCGACTCCCCTGGGCCTTCCACCGCCCCGAACCCGGCCGGGGCCTCCGGCTTCTCCGGCCCGCGACGCTCCCCGACCCTCCTGACCCCTCCGCCTCCCGAACCCTCTTGGCCCTTCCACCGCCCCGACCTTGCTCGGCTCCTCCAGCTCCTCCGACCCGCCACACTCCCTGGCTCCCTTGACCGTTCCGCCTCCCCGCCCCCGCTTGGCACTTCCGGCTACGACGACCCGCCACGCTCCCTCAACCCTCCTGCCCCTCCACCTCCCCGACCTTGCTCGGCTCCTCCAGCTCCTCCGACCCGCCACGCTCCCCCGACCCTCCTGACCCCTCCACCTCCCCGAACACACTCCCGCCCTCGCCCCCACCCAGCCGAGCCGCCCGCATCCGCAGATACCGGGCCTCCGGCACGCTCAACGTCCGCCCCGCCGCCAGCCGATACGCCTCCCGGGCCGCCCCCGCGTCCCCCGCCTTCTCCAGGAGATGGGCCCGCACCGCATCGAGCCGGTGGTTCCCCGCAAGCCCGGCCTCCAGCTTGTCGACCTCGGCAAGCCCCGCCACCGGCCCGTGCACCATCGCCACCGCCACCGCGCGCCCCAACTCGGCCATGGGCCCCGGCGCGAGGCGCACCAGGAGGTCGTACAGCGCGAGGATCTGCGGCCAGTCCGTGTCCTCGGCCCGCCCCGCCTCGTCGTGCAGCGCGGCGATCGCGGCCTGCAACTGGTAGGCCCCGGCGGGCCCTTGCCCCAGCGCCTCCTCGACGAGCCGCACGCCTTCCGCGATCGCGGCGGCGTCCCAGCGGGAGCGGTCCTGCTCGTCCAGGGGGATCAACTCGCCCGCGGGCCCGGTGCGTGCCGCGCTGCGCGCGTCGGTCAGCAGCATCAGGGCGAGCAGCCCGGTCACCGCGCCCTCGGCGGGCAGCAGCCGGCGCACCGCCCGCGTCAGCCTGATCGCCTCCCGCGCGAGGTCCGCACGGTGCAGTGCGGCACCCGATGTCGCCGTATGGCCCTCGTTGAAGATCAGGTAGAGCACCTGGAGGACCGCAGCGAGCCGCTGGTCACGGTCAGCCCCCGAAGGCTGCCGGAAATGCACGCCCCGCACTTTCGCCTTGGCCCGGCTGATCCGCTGCGCCATCGTCGCCTCGGGCACCAGATGGGCCCGTGCGATCTCGGCCGTGGTCAGCCCGCCGACGGCCCGCAGGGTCAGCGCGATCTGCGCCGCCGGGGAGAGCTCCGGATGGCAGCAGAGGAAGAGCAGCGTGAGGGTGTCGTCCTCGGACGGCGCCCGCGCCTCACCCGGCGCCGGCATGGTGAAGGCGTCCCGCGGCGTGAGCGAGGCCGCGCTCTCCTCGCGCCGCCTGCGCGCTTCCTCGCTGCGCAGCTGGTCCATGAGCCGACGCGAGGCGACCCTGATCAGCCACCCGCGCGGGTTGCCGGGCGTGCCCTCCTCGGGCCACTGCCCGGCCGCGGCGAGCAAGGCCTCCTGCACGGCGTCCTCGGCCAGGTCGAAGTGCCCGTACCGGCGCACCAGCGCGCCGAGGACCTGCGGCGCGTGCAGGCGCAGCAGGTCCTCGATGTCGCTCGTACGTCGTCTCACGGGCGGTACGCCACCTCTGCGGGCCCGGGTGGGCCCATCACCCCCAGGTTCCCGCAAATCGGCGTCGCGCGCGGGCGGTCAGCAGGCCCCGCCCGCTGCGTCCGGGATGGGCCGGATCACGACCGGGTAGTCGGGAGCGCCCTCCGGCTGGGGGCACTCCGCGACCCGCAGCGCGATCTCGGTGACCCGCTCCAGGCTGGCGCAGTCGAGCACCCAGTAGCCGGCGAGCAGCTCCTTGGTCTCCGGGTACGGGCCGTCGCTGACCACGGGCTTGCCCTCCTTGTCCCGGCTGACAAAGCGGGTCTGTGCGGGCTCGCTG
Proteins encoded in this window:
- a CDS encoding CPBP family glutamic-type intramembrane protease, with the translated sequence MSTGPAGPAGPDQWPGWAVPPGTPGAPGLPGRRPVGPVPAPPGTPYDRQARNGLQRWWRQVLGTVVMLFGAMVVTLCLYVAAEAFAEESGLQPARPHNEEVFDAPLAEQALGLVSLALFIPSVMLAARWLQLRPAGTLSSVTGRLRWRWLATCAGVAAPLMVLQTGLLILWASFTADDDLDAGGVSFPGWSSLLLSLVVLWALVPFQAAAEEYVFRGWFQQIFGAHWNSPWPGIVISSLLFALAHGFGELSGFALLFYSAAWWAWLCLRTGGLEATIAAHVVNNLIAFSLLAVTGELDDTGSAADAAWQALVLELIFAPLYCLIVVRLARRKGVAARTP
- a CDS encoding TetR/AcrR family transcriptional regulator, whose amino-acid sequence is MRSQGAHDDVLAAAAALLEEVGYQGVTIEGVAKRANVAKSTIYRWWKSKPTLVMDAYQQTVDQRMPTPDTGSVADDLTAFVTELYRVSEHPLRIKALRGLMAEAQLDPAFEEPFRQWVQTRRAVVRQLLDKGVERGELSADTDLGLAVDQVFGTFWYRLLVGHAPLDAAQAPAHVARVIKGMRSP
- the sodN gene encoding superoxide dismutase, Ni, with product MLSRLFAPKVTVSAHCDLPCGVYDPAQARIEAESVKAVQEKMAANDDAHFQARAVVIKEQRAELAKHHVSVLWSDYFKPPHFEKYPQLHQLVNDTLKALSAAKASVDPKTGEKALELIAEIDRIFWETKKA
- a CDS encoding DUF952 domain-containing protein: MPELLHLTERALWDAARASGTYEMSTRGRTLQEEGFIHCSGRHQVAAVAAFLYGDWTGPDELVLLVIDGERLTAPVKYEAMKPGGEEFPHIYGPLPVDAVVRVEPWTAGGTERA
- a CDS encoding CGNR zinc finger domain-containing protein yields the protein MELAYYSDYAVRLVNSEEPARNKDVLTSVEAVRDLFGVNQQAARRANDSDVTRFRSVRARLRAVFEAADGGDQTLAVDLLNSLLLEFPVSPQISGHDHRDEDGSPLWHMHLADHPSNATAGYAAIASMGLAFHLTEYGVDRLGLCEAAPCRNAYLDTSTNRSRRYCSDRCATRANVAAYRARKREEAARTPLPEKTGRSAESAQSTNRSNDR
- a CDS encoding NmrA/HSCARG family protein, with amino-acid sequence MSDSRIVLVIGATGNQGGATARELLSRGWAVHALVRDPDKPEARALEARGAVLVRGDLDDADSLRTAMRGAYGVFSVQPLAYEPETLANEIRQGKAVADAAKGAAVAHLVYSSVGGAERNTGIDHFETKAEIERYIAESGLPATVLRPVFFMNNLLHYAAADADGERVMRLPVKAEKPMQLIATEDIGVFAADAFDEPDEFIGRQVEIAGDEITFPEVAEIYERVTGTPTRFEAQPIEERMFAWFAEEGYRADLPALRERHPGLLTFEEFLSRRLS
- a CDS encoding RBBP9/YdeN family alpha/beta hydrolase, coding for MSRIVVSHGFAMSSTDHWYPYLGAELGALGHEVVVPRLPDPQAPQADAWLKALTAQASQGPAADTVLVGHSLGGVNVLRLLQQHDVEAEGPYAGVVLVASMAGDVGYDALAAFFEPDVDWARIRRAAKSFRILHAANDPVTGAATGEHIMKFVTELGATATVPAEGGHFPSTDGTQQQLPEALRLVRDVLPA
- a CDS encoding class I SAM-dependent methyltransferase codes for the protein MTEATDRAAHEAVAATNWRAWQDSWDRQQQWYLPDREERFRVMLDMVEAVVGPAPRVLDLACGTGSITDRLLQRFPNATSTGVDLDPALLTIAEGTFAGDDRVTFVTADLKDPRWTAQLPYDSYDAVLTATALHWLHSPDLSALYGQLAGLVRDGGVFMNADHMPDPATPRLNAADRTQRHARMDRDKAAGVLDWAQWWELAAKDPVLAEPTARRFEIYGEHADGDTPSAEWHARVLREKGFGEARTVWASPSDALVLALK
- a CDS encoding GNAT family N-acetyltransferase; translated protein: MSGVKDGTQGVPRVRHARVEDLPEVARLAAEHAEYEKAAPPAADLAQRLAGPLFGGDGPPRLYCLVAESADGKLVGYATCAPEFSTWEGRAYLHMDCLFLRSGQRGHGLGPLLVEAVVAQARTLGLDEVQWQTPVWNEGAIRFYERLGATGKEKLRYALKVE
- the sodX gene encoding nickel-type superoxide dismutase maturation protease, encoding MREQGREPGRVGEARVPFGVAEVYGPSMVPTLRHGDQLLVRYGARVRPGDVVVLRHPFQQDLLVVKRAVERREGGWWVLGDNSYAGGDSTDYGTVPEDLVLAKVLARYRPRGEAQRSLLRLVLWALSALRPVFSGRGVRAASSRLRAR
- a CDS encoding alpha/beta fold hydrolase, encoding MHSTAVTPEGDRIRWVELPGEEPARVYLHGLGATSPAYFAAAAVHPLLAGRRSLLIDMLGHGHSDRPTHFDYSLESHADTVAAALTSAGVTGAEVVAHSMGGSVAIVLADRHPESVSRLVLVDANLDPLPRVPGSGGSSGIAAYTEEEFLAGGLQETLDRVGPHWASTMRLAGPEALHRSALRLVKGTDPTMRELLLDLKIPRTFLLPEADLPFPGTAELEAAGVGVVPIPDCGHNIMLDNPEAFARATAEGLGRD